A stretch of Ectothiorhodospiraceae bacterium BW-2 DNA encodes these proteins:
- a CDS encoding response regulator, giving the protein MVAPCGTAIFVGWLAKPRALEGTMARLDDNQRLQQMQELLLGTHIAFWEWNVASGEVYFNQPWLSMIGYTQEEVAPITFETWANRVHPEDLELAQQALADHFAGKTAQYECELRMRHKEGHWVWIYVHGKLFSRTETGEPEWISGIHLNITSRKQTETEQLAQQQTMAQILSVSPVAIRISAFDDNRLLFMNRAYVELLQIENARLNQDDIRHYYAKPAQYETIKQQLAQGESVLNRLVELRLPGRSHAVWVLASYTTVEFDRQRAVLAWLLDVTTLQQAKEEAERANQIKSQFLASMSHEIRTPMHAILGMLELLLQSEQDPTQQQQLQLAHQSSTELLALINDILDISKVEAGKIELERINFELTTLITELMALFKEQAQQKGVRLLLTCVEPPALWLLGDPHRLRQILTNLLGNALKFTEQGEVRLGCRMIDMTDGNIELQFEVSDTGIGIPPESQSQLFQTFSQADSSQSRKYGGTGLGLAISRQLAQLMGGDISFTSHEGEGSTFRVKLRLEQGEARALLSDLQPQPSQSLQGRVLVVDDVKANQMVAGMMLTRFGLTVDYADSGQEALALIESHPYDLVLMDVQMPIMDGLEATRRLRQWESEQGRVPLVVVAMTANAMSSDRQRALEAGMDDYLAKPIGIKALLQQLQFWLGSHTPPQVDPEPPPPAAESRVEIAQEVSESKAHFLATMSHEMRTPLHILLGLSEQLLDDSLSQQQRQALLLVQRSGKVLLDLVEQVLDFSAAAEERLQLEPVDFDLTELLDSLERQFRAPAEAKGLQFEIDMLHHQPLVLRGDLPRITRLLSNLLDNALKFTPTGRVLLQCRLAELTQNGCKVRFKIEDSGIGISASDQKRLFQPLTQLDSRLSRSYEGAGMGLATSARLIQLMDGSIELESQLGEGTIFAVMLPLERSQLSQPVTRLHGRVLVVDDVAPNRMLARLVLQRLGLEVDVAASGAEALQQLAESPYDAVLMDIQMPTMDGVETTQRLRQRSGGATAATVPVVAMTSNTLAGERERVLEAGLDEFVLKPVTEADLGYKLQRWLKGQGCGADEGSNDLEGATLAWVDKGCPTWPAAKLVEGNFGGDWSILRLVLAEVIKLLPETMETISAAVVAADSDALVQACHKLKGMAGNVAAERLRVAALQLEMAAKANCSAHYQPLWEQLQQERTQFEQAVTAESDDSLPTPQIAKG; this is encoded by the coding sequence ATGGTAGCACCCTGTGGCACGGCTATATTCGTCGGCTGGCTAGCGAAACCAAGAGCGTTGGAGGGAACGATGGCGCGGCTTGATGATAATCAGCGACTGCAGCAGATGCAGGAGCTGCTGCTAGGGACGCATATCGCCTTTTGGGAGTGGAATGTCGCCAGCGGCGAGGTCTATTTTAACCAGCCGTGGTTAAGCATGATAGGCTATACCCAAGAGGAGGTAGCACCGATCACCTTTGAGACATGGGCGAACAGAGTTCATCCCGAAGATCTAGAGTTGGCGCAGCAGGCGCTAGCCGACCACTTTGCCGGCAAGACAGCGCAGTATGAGTGTGAACTGCGAATGCGCCATAAGGAGGGGCACTGGGTCTGGATCTATGTTCACGGTAAGCTCTTTAGCCGTACCGAAACGGGCGAACCGGAGTGGATATCGGGGATCCATCTGAATATCACCTCCCGCAAACAGACCGAGACCGAACAGTTAGCGCAGCAGCAGACGATGGCGCAAATTTTATCGGTCTCACCGGTAGCTATTCGGATCTCCGCCTTTGATGATAATCGGCTGCTATTTATGAATCGCGCCTATGTCGAACTGCTACAGATCGAAAATGCCCGCCTCAATCAGGACGATATTCGCCACTACTACGCCAAACCGGCGCAGTATGAGACGATTAAGCAGCAGCTAGCCCAAGGGGAGTCGGTGCTTAACCGCCTAGTCGAACTGCGGCTGCCCGGCCGTAGCCACGCGGTATGGGTATTGGCTAGCTATACCACGGTTGAGTTTGATAGGCAGCGAGCCGTTTTAGCGTGGCTGCTAGATGTGACCACTCTACAGCAGGCCAAGGAGGAGGCCGAGCGGGCGAATCAGATCAAAAGCCAGTTTTTAGCCAGCATGAGCCACGAAATTCGTACCCCCATGCACGCTATTTTAGGGATGCTTGAACTGCTGCTACAGAGTGAGCAGGATCCGACTCAACAGCAGCAGCTACAGTTAGCGCATCAAAGCAGCACTGAGCTATTAGCGCTTATTAACGATATTCTCGATATCTCCAAGGTGGAGGCGGGTAAAATCGAGTTAGAGCGAATTAATTTTGAGCTGACCACGCTGATAACCGAACTGATGGCGCTATTTAAAGAGCAGGCGCAGCAAAAGGGGGTACGACTACTCTTAACCTGTGTGGAGCCGCCAGCGCTCTGGCTACTAGGCGATCCGCACCGACTACGACAGATATTGACCAATCTGCTCGGTAATGCGCTTAAATTTACCGAACAAGGTGAGGTGCGGCTCGGCTGTCGCATGATCGATATGACCGATGGCAACATTGAGCTACAGTTTGAGGTGAGCGATACCGGCATCGGCATCCCCCCTGAATCGCAGTCGCAACTGTTTCAGACCTTTTCCCAAGCCGATAGCTCGCAGAGCCGCAAATATGGCGGCACCGGTCTGGGGTTGGCAATTAGTCGTCAACTAGCCCAGCTCATGGGGGGCGACATTAGCTTCACTAGCCATGAAGGGGAGGGGAGCACCTTTCGGGTCAAACTGCGGTTAGAACAGGGAGAGGCAAGAGCCCTATTGTCGGATCTGCAACCGCAGCCGTCACAATCGCTGCAGGGGCGAGTACTGGTAGTCGATGATGTGAAAGCGAATCAGATGGTGGCGGGAATGATGCTAACCCGTTTCGGCTTAACAGTTGACTATGCCGATAGTGGTCAGGAGGCACTAGCGCTCATTGAGTCGCACCCCTACGATCTGGTATTAATGGATGTACAGATGCCCATTATGGATGGGCTAGAGGCGACCCGACGGCTGCGGCAGTGGGAGAGTGAGCAGGGGCGGGTGCCACTAGTCGTGGTAGCGATGACCGCTAACGCGATGAGCTCCGACAGGCAGCGGGCACTAGAGGCGGGAATGGATGACTACCTCGCCAAACCGATAGGGATAAAAGCGCTATTGCAGCAGCTACAGTTCTGGTTGGGCAGCCACACCCCCCCCCAAGTTGATCCCGAACCGCCTCCCCCTGCGGCAGAGAGTCGCGTCGAGATTGCCCAAGAGGTGAGCGAGAGTAAAGCCCACTTTCTGGCGACGATGAGCCACGAAATGCGTACCCCGCTACATATTCTGTTAGGGTTGAGTGAGCAGCTACTCGATGACTCACTGTCACAGCAGCAGCGCCAAGCGCTACTGCTAGTACAGCGAAGTGGCAAGGTACTGCTAGATCTGGTCGAACAGGTGCTCGACTTTTCGGCAGCGGCAGAGGAGAGACTGCAACTAGAACCGGTCGATTTTGATCTAACCGAGCTGCTAGACTCGCTAGAGCGGCAGTTTCGTGCCCCAGCCGAAGCGAAGGGGCTACAGTTTGAGATCGATATGCTCCACCACCAGCCACTAGTGTTGCGAGGTGATCTGCCCCGCATCACCCGCCTCCTCTCTAACCTACTCGACAATGCGCTTAAATTTACCCCCACTGGGCGAGTGCTACTACAGTGCCGTCTCGCTGAGCTGACCCAAAACGGCTGCAAAGTGCGGTTTAAGATCGAAGATAGCGGCATCGGGATTAGCGCTTCAGATCAAAAACGGCTGTTTCAGCCCCTTACCCAGCTCGATAGCCGCCTATCGCGATCCTATGAGGGGGCGGGGATGGGGCTGGCAACTAGCGCCCGCCTGATTCAACTCATGGATGGTTCTATTGAGCTAGAGAGTCAGTTAGGCGAGGGGACGATATTCGCAGTGATGTTACCGTTAGAGCGGAGTCAGCTCTCGCAGCCGGTTACCCGCCTACATGGACGGGTCTTGGTGGTCGATGATGTCGCGCCTAACCGAATGTTAGCGCGGTTGGTGTTGCAGCGCCTCGGCTTGGAGGTCGATGTCGCCGCCAGTGGTGCCGAGGCGCTGCAACAGCTAGCCGAGAGCCCCTATGACGCGGTACTTATGGACATTCAAATGCCCACAATGGATGGAGTGGAGACGACTCAGCGGCTGCGTCAACGCTCAGGGGGGGCGACAGCCGCGACTGTTCCCGTGGTTGCGATGACCTCCAATACCCTAGCCGGTGAGCGCGAACGGGTGTTAGAGGCGGGGCTAGATGAGTTTGTTCTTAAACCGGTGACCGAAGCCGATCTTGGCTATAAATTGCAGCGCTGGCTGAAGGGGCAGGGTTGTGGGGCGGACGAGGGCTCGAACGACCTAGAGGGAGCTACCTTGGCGTGGGTGGATAAGGGGTGTCCGACCTGGCCTGCCGCGAAGCTAGTGGAGGGTAACTTCGGTGGCGACTGGTCGATTTTGCGCCTAGTGTTAGCGGAGGTGATCAAGCTACTGCCAGAGACGATGGAGACGATTAGCGCCGCCGTGGTGGCAGCCGATAGCGACGCGCTAGTTCAAGCCTGCCACAAATTAAAAGGGATGGCGGGCAATGTCGCCGCTGAGAGGCTGAGAGTAGCGGCGCTACAGCTCGAAATGGCTGCCAAAGCGAACTGTTCAGCCCACTACCAGCCGCTGTGGGAGCAGCTACAGCAGGAGCGAACTCAGTTTGAGCAGGCAGTGACGGCAGAGAGTGACGATTCGCTACCCACCCCCCAGATCGCCAAAGGCTAA
- a CDS encoding PAS domain S-box protein, translated as MSTLPIGTLMKRAMTKPRVNLQQLRQRAESALKQQGEWLREEAIASDPESVRWLLEELRLYQAELELQNQELLQSQTQTTLHLARYRQLFLQMPLPALVVDSRGVLIELNRQARQLFNISALASLQQQPVLQLFEHDSREQLYELLRFSALTPSSQPRSVGPLELRSQRHQRGRWVDVHLMPLSARELESGQLLLLLVDKSAEVAQKEATRRFESMANHVPGVLYQYQQWPDGRTAFPYASKAMESIYGLSPQQVMSDAAAVFKLLHPDDLMRVVESITASMTQLTLWRDTYRINRVGGDTIWVEGEATPERMADGSTLWHGYIRRLASETKSVGGNDGAA; from the coding sequence ATGTCAACATTACCGATTGGTACGCTGATGAAGAGAGCCATGACAAAACCGAGAGTTAATCTACAGCAGCTACGACAGCGAGCAGAATCGGCGCTTAAGCAGCAGGGGGAGTGGTTACGCGAGGAGGCGATCGCCTCGGATCCCGAGTCGGTGCGTTGGCTATTAGAGGAGCTGCGCCTCTATCAGGCCGAACTAGAGCTACAGAATCAGGAGCTGTTGCAGTCACAGACGCAGACGACGCTCCACCTAGCTCGCTATCGGCAGCTCTTTTTGCAGATGCCGCTGCCGGCGCTGGTGGTCGATAGTCGCGGGGTATTGATCGAACTTAACCGGCAGGCGCGGCAGCTATTCAATATCAGCGCCCTCGCCTCACTACAGCAGCAGCCGGTACTGCAACTATTTGAACACGACTCGCGCGAACAGCTCTATGAGCTGCTGCGCTTTAGCGCCCTAACCCCTAGCTCTCAGCCGCGCTCTGTCGGCCCGCTCGAACTGCGCAGCCAGCGCCATCAGAGAGGACGGTGGGTAGATGTTCATCTGATGCCGCTGTCGGCAAGGGAGCTGGAGAGCGGCCAGCTACTACTACTGTTGGTCGATAAGAGCGCCGAAGTGGCGCAAAAGGAGGCGACACGACGCTTCGAGAGCATGGCTAACCATGTACCGGGGGTGCTCTACCAGTATCAGCAGTGGCCCGATGGTCGTACCGCCTTCCCCTACGCTAGCAAGGCAATGGAGTCTATCTATGGCCTCTCACCGCAGCAGGTGATGAGTGATGCTGCCGCGGTATTTAAACTGCTCCACCCCGATGATTTAATGCGGGTGGTCGAATCGATTACGGCCTCCATGACGCAGCTAACCCTATGGCGCGACACCTATCGGATCAATCGAGTAGGTGGCGATACGATTTGGGTCGAAGGAGAGGCGACCCCAGAGCGGATGGCCGATGGTAGCACCCTGTGGCACGGCTATATTCGTCGGCTGGCTAGCGAAACCAAGAGCGTTGGAGGGAACGATGGCGCGGCTTGA
- a CDS encoding chemotaxis protein CheR has translation MDTELETKHSSTTSDDTSEVLVNEEPEPFSGYIVSIGASAGGLDALERFFSHCPSDSGAAFVVIQHLSPDHKSIMNNLLARHTRMGVSVAEEGMAITQNHLYLIPPGVVMRISRGRLLLTPKKPRQLTLPIDIFFTAMSEAYGSRSIGIILSGTGTDGTRGAVTINAAGGLLLAQNPDSAAFNGMPLSVIATGLVDAILPPEELPVRLMAHIQQQPYEESESLRLTIPYITMTEEELLAEIIQRLISVGGIDFSDYKPSTVMRRIERRMQIRRAPTLHQYLDLLESDTAELRTLRRDMLISVTNFFRDSEVFASLNAKVILPLVASCQVGETIRIWVAGTATGEEAYTLGMLFLEAFESQRRWPSLKIFATDVEQQCIDTAGSGHYPESAAAELSPERLERFFIRKGDSFVVKNELRQCIVFARHNLLSDPPFTRMDLVSCRNTLIYFRNGAQDRALRSLQYALRDGGALLLGISESLSGSEDGFETLSARHKLFRRIGSVMPPLPRYFTPSLSRQSALRPLTRHSVADQNELRPEERALSTLIKQFAPPALLIDENQEVVHLYGELGPYFRARSGSASLHINRILPEKLVPIATALLHKAFRDHCSLASDLIDLPLEEGRVERLRLSVHPCGSDESAQVLLCFEVAEQLQHPPPLVNINVEVETLGRIQTLEQELDATRESLQATIEELETSNEELQATNEELMASNEELQSANEELQSVNEEMSTVNAEFQEKVILLNRVNADLDGMAKAAGIATLFVDSELMITRYSPDATQIFKLREGDLGRPLDDISHRLDYPSLMADLRTTLNQRRMIEREVESLDEQQTWLVRLFPYQIPSSERLGAVATFIEVTAIHDARRLQAVLDALPQHIAVLGFDGRIEMVNSAWIRFAKANGDRELAHTGVGTNYLEVCQHSELMGDGDSSRAEWGIREVLEGSRPEFAMEYPCHSSGERRWFIMHAVPVRGEAFGAVVSHVNITDWYADEESHDKTES, from the coding sequence ATGGATACCGAACTAGAGACTAAACATTCATCCACAACGAGCGACGACACTAGCGAGGTGCTAGTTAATGAGGAGCCAGAACCCTTTAGCGGCTATATTGTCTCTATTGGCGCCTCAGCCGGCGGTCTTGATGCGTTAGAGCGCTTTTTCAGCCACTGCCCCTCTGATAGCGGGGCGGCCTTTGTGGTGATTCAACACCTCTCGCCAGATCATAAAAGCATTATGAACAACCTGCTCGCCCGCCACACCCGTATGGGGGTGAGTGTGGCCGAGGAGGGAATGGCGATCACTCAAAATCACCTCTACTTGATTCCGCCCGGGGTGGTGATGCGGATTAGTCGGGGGCGACTGCTGTTAACCCCTAAAAAGCCGCGCCAGCTAACTCTGCCTATCGATATCTTCTTTACCGCTATGTCGGAGGCCTACGGCTCACGCTCAATCGGCATTATTTTGTCAGGTACCGGTACCGACGGCACTCGCGGGGCGGTAACGATTAATGCCGCCGGGGGGCTGCTGTTAGCGCAGAACCCCGATAGCGCCGCGTTTAACGGTATGCCGTTAAGTGTGATCGCAACCGGACTGGTCGATGCGATCTTACCCCCTGAGGAGCTACCTGTGCGGCTGATGGCCCACATACAGCAGCAGCCCTATGAGGAGAGTGAGTCTTTGCGACTGACGATCCCCTATATCACCATGACGGAAGAGGAGCTGCTAGCCGAAATTATCCAGCGGTTGATATCGGTAGGTGGGATCGATTTTAGTGACTACAAACCCTCTACCGTGATGCGCCGTATCGAGAGGCGGATGCAGATTCGCCGCGCCCCGACGCTGCACCAGTATCTCGATCTGCTAGAGAGCGATACCGCCGAACTAAGGACGCTGCGGCGCGATATGTTGATTTCGGTGACCAACTTCTTTCGCGATAGCGAGGTCTTTGCGAGCTTAAACGCTAAAGTGATTCTGCCGCTAGTTGCTAGTTGCCAGGTGGGGGAGACGATTCGGATCTGGGTGGCCGGTACGGCGACAGGGGAGGAGGCCTATACGCTGGGAATGCTATTTCTGGAGGCGTTTGAGAGTCAGCGCCGCTGGCCGAGTCTGAAGATATTTGCTACCGATGTCGAACAGCAGTGCATCGATACCGCCGGTAGCGGCCACTATCCCGAATCGGCCGCAGCAGAGCTCTCACCGGAGCGGCTAGAGCGGTTTTTTATTCGCAAAGGGGATAGCTTTGTGGTTAAAAACGAGCTGCGGCAGTGCATCGTCTTTGCCCGGCATAACCTGCTCTCCGATCCCCCCTTTACCCGAATGGATCTAGTCTCCTGTCGCAACACGCTCATCTACTTTCGTAACGGCGCCCAAGATCGGGCGCTGCGCTCTTTGCAATACGCCCTTCGTGATGGGGGAGCGCTGCTACTCGGTATTAGCGAATCGCTCTCGGGGAGTGAAGATGGCTTCGAGACCCTCAGCGCCCGCCATAAGCTGTTTCGTCGCATCGGTAGTGTGATGCCGCCGCTGCCGCGCTACTTTACCCCATCGCTAAGTCGTCAAAGCGCCCTACGCCCTCTAACCAGACACAGTGTTGCCGACCAGAACGAACTGCGGCCTGAAGAGCGGGCTCTCTCAACACTGATTAAACAGTTCGCCCCGCCGGCGCTGTTAATTGATGAGAATCAAGAGGTCGTGCACCTCTATGGCGAGCTAGGCCCCTACTTTCGTGCCCGATCTGGCAGCGCCAGCCTCCACATTAACCGTATTTTGCCGGAAAAGTTGGTGCCAATCGCCACCGCCCTGCTGCACAAGGCGTTTCGGGATCACTGCTCGCTCGCCTCAGATCTCATCGATCTACCGCTAGAGGAGGGGAGAGTTGAGCGGCTAAGGCTCTCAGTTCACCCCTGTGGCAGTGATGAGAGCGCCCAAGTGCTGCTCTGTTTTGAGGTGGCCGAACAGCTTCAGCACCCGCCGCCGTTAGTCAATATCAATGTCGAAGTAGAGACGCTAGGGCGGATTCAGACGCTAGAGCAGGAGCTCGATGCCACCCGTGAGAGTCTGCAAGCGACGATTGAGGAGTTAGAGACCTCCAATGAGGAGCTACAGGCGACCAATGAAGAGCTAATGGCCTCTAACGAGGAGTTACAGAGCGCCAACGAAGAGCTACAGTCGGTTAACGAGGAGATGAGTACCGTTAACGCTGAGTTTCAGGAGAAGGTGATTCTGCTTAACCGCGTCAATGCCGATCTCGACGGGATGGCCAAAGCCGCAGGTATTGCGACCCTCTTTGTCGATAGCGAACTGATGATTACCCGCTATAGCCCCGATGCAACGCAAATTTTCAAACTCCGAGAGGGCGATTTAGGGCGGCCTCTGGACGATATCTCCCACCGGCTCGACTATCCGTCATTAATGGCCGATCTACGCACCACGCTCAATCAGCGACGGATGATTGAACGGGAGGTGGAGTCGCTCGATGAGCAGCAGACCTGGTTGGTGCGTCTGTTCCCCTACCAAATCCCCTCCTCTGAGAGGCTGGGGGCGGTGGCGACCTTTATCGAAGTGACAGCGATTCACGATGCTCGCAGGCTACAGGCGGTGCTCGATGCGCTGCCGCAACATATCGCCGTGTTGGGCTTTGATGGCCGTATCGAGATGGTCAATAGCGCCTGGATTCGGTTTGCTAAAGCGAACGGGGATCGGGAGCTGGCGCATACCGGGGTCGGGACTAACTACCTAGAGGTGTGCCAGCATAGCGAACTGATGGGCGATGGTGACTCCTCTCGCGCAGAGTGGGGGATTCGGGAGGTGCTAGAGGGGAGCCGGCCGGAGTTTGCGATGGAGTATCCCTGCCACTCATCAGGGGAGCGGCGCTGGTTCATAATGCACGCGGTGCCGGTGCGAGGCGAGGCGTTCGGTGCGGTGGTGAGCCATGTCAACATTACCGATTGGTACGCTGATGAAGAGAGCCATGACAAAACCGAGAGTTAA
- a CDS encoding MerR family transcriptional regulator, which produces MVSIGVVSRQLGVEVGTLRQWENRYQFPRPERHPKGQRHYSDSEVALLRQVVLRVRAGERVGGVIKEILAAEATNADSESRLEGDFETIFASLTPREVVLFEALIHHPARYYQQMEQARLSFETLLEFIEQCAAPLAQAVGDAWAKGLLSVHLEHLFTSHMECLLNRALHPHPFCAGQQSLLLATLSGEGHTLGLKMFHTVLLERGIPCTLISSSLPVEQIIDAARLCQPAIVALSISLAYPKRAVDGQLQALSRGLSPQCEIWLGGAGAAKVVQLPSRCRRFYSVTEAIEALEPLVPLMSKMMSLPEARCPSLRG; this is translated from the coding sequence ATGGTGTCAATTGGTGTCGTTTCACGCCAGTTAGGGGTTGAAGTAGGTACACTTAGACAGTGGGAGAACCGCTACCAGTTTCCCCGTCCAGAGCGCCACCCTAAGGGGCAGCGCCACTATAGCGACTCGGAGGTAGCGCTACTGCGACAGGTAGTATTACGAGTTCGCGCCGGTGAACGGGTAGGGGGGGTGATTAAGGAGATATTAGCTGCTGAGGCGACTAACGCTGACTCTGAGTCGCGGCTAGAGGGTGATTTTGAGACGATTTTTGCCTCGTTAACGCCACGGGAGGTCGTGCTGTTTGAGGCGCTGATCCACCACCCAGCTCGCTACTATCAGCAGATGGAGCAGGCGCGGCTCTCTTTTGAGACGCTGTTAGAGTTTATCGAGCAGTGCGCCGCCCCGTTAGCGCAAGCTGTCGGTGATGCGTGGGCAAAGGGGCTCTTATCAGTCCATTTAGAGCACCTGTTCACTAGCCACATGGAGTGTCTGCTCAATCGGGCACTCCATCCCCACCCCTTCTGCGCTGGGCAGCAGTCGCTGCTGTTAGCGACCCTCTCAGGAGAGGGGCATACGCTGGGGTTAAAGATGTTTCATACCGTGCTGCTAGAGCGAGGCATCCCCTGCACCCTAATCTCAAGTTCGCTACCGGTAGAGCAGATTATTGACGCCGCAAGGCTATGTCAGCCGGCTATTGTCGCACTGTCAATCAGTCTTGCCTACCCTAAGCGGGCGGTGGATGGGCAGCTACAGGCGCTGTCGCGCGGCTTGTCACCGCAGTGCGAAATCTGGTTGGGTGGAGCAGGAGCGGCTAAGGTGGTGCAGTTACCGTCGCGCTGTCGTCGTTTTTATAGTGTGACCGAGGCGATAGAGGCTTTAGAGCCGTTGGTGCCGCTGATGTCGAAGATGATGTCGCTACCGGAGGCGAGGTGCCCCTCTTTGCGAGGATAG
- a CDS encoding alkaline phosphatase produces the protein MMNGLTRRAFLIAMAQASTACVISLGLTGCNDDDKEASFEHGVASGDPLSDSVIIWTRVTPVNSGEVVVSWEVATDSGFTNLVNTDSTTTEASNDYTIKVDVRGLTAGTKYYYRFKAGNSYSATGETMTLPTGSLDSLKMALFSCAMWEHGYFHAYADAAKQSPDVVFHSGDYIYEYASGKYPSPTGSPIRVFEPTHEIVTLEDYRQRYAQYRTDAALQELHRIAPWIVIWDDHEVANDSYKEGAENHDESEGDYITRKAAALQAYYEWLPIRIQNPNDLAQAYRSFDFGDLLSLHVLETRLLARDLSAAGKQSQLALIQDPAERQAAMADLTATLADSSRKLMGETQMAWLQQKMSASMASWQVLGNETMMAQMKLPQSILLFELDATDFAAIAAMLQYNATMGGAPTAATMTDDGLETAIVAALIQAGLSEEQAAAMAPEKVTKLEKLAQETKLPYNLDAWDGYPYEQATVMGMAAQIHQTKIAAGIHSNLIVLTGDSHNSWANNLRFVDPTSGVETPVGVEFAGSSVSSVGLEKELQELLVSGGVITPEQFDADLFAGIFNYYIEDNQFLDMKHRGYTLVTFTKEQAKAEYHQLDNILTSHYDTSAKRITTITVKNGAHKIDSIA, from the coding sequence ATGATGAATGGGCTGACAAGACGAGCATTTTTAATAGCGATGGCGCAGGCAAGTACAGCCTGTGTGATCTCTTTGGGTCTGACAGGATGTAACGACGATGATAAAGAGGCGAGCTTTGAGCATGGGGTAGCCAGCGGCGACCCGCTCAGCGATAGCGTGATCATCTGGACTCGCGTAACGCCAGTTAACAGTGGAGAGGTAGTCGTCTCTTGGGAGGTGGCGACCGATAGCGGCTTTACCAATCTAGTCAACACCGACAGCACCACGACTGAGGCTAGCAACGACTATACGATTAAGGTGGATGTACGGGGTCTGACTGCCGGCACGAAATACTACTACCGCTTCAAAGCCGGCAATAGCTATTCGGCAACCGGTGAAACCATGACATTGCCAACCGGCAGTCTGGATAGTCTCAAGATGGCTCTGTTCTCCTGCGCCATGTGGGAGCATGGCTATTTTCACGCCTACGCCGATGCCGCAAAACAGTCTCCGGATGTCGTATTCCATAGTGGAGACTATATTTATGAGTATGCTAGTGGCAAATATCCCTCTCCAACAGGTAGCCCGATACGGGTATTTGAACCGACCCACGAGATCGTCACCTTAGAGGACTATCGTCAACGCTACGCCCAGTACCGAACCGATGCGGCGCTACAGGAGCTCCACCGCATCGCCCCTTGGATCGTGATTTGGGATGACCATGAGGTGGCCAACGATAGCTACAAAGAGGGCGCGGAAAATCATGATGAGTCAGAGGGAGACTATATCACCCGTAAAGCGGCGGCTCTTCAAGCCTATTATGAGTGGCTACCGATTCGTATCCAAAATCCGAATGACCTAGCGCAGGCCTACCGCAGTTTCGATTTTGGCGATCTGCTCAGTCTCCATGTTTTGGAGACCCGGCTTCTAGCTCGCGATCTGTCGGCAGCCGGAAAGCAGAGCCAGCTAGCTCTTATCCAAGACCCAGCAGAGCGACAGGCAGCGATGGCCGATCTCACCGCGACACTAGCCGACTCTTCCCGCAAATTGATGGGAGAGACCCAGATGGCTTGGCTGCAACAGAAAATGAGCGCCTCAATGGCTTCGTGGCAAGTCTTGGGGAATGAGACAATGATGGCGCAGATGAAACTTCCACAATCTATTTTGCTATTTGAGCTAGATGCGACCGATTTTGCCGCTATCGCAGCAATGCTGCAATACAATGCCACCATGGGCGGAGCTCCAACGGCGGCAACAATGACCGATGATGGATTGGAAACTGCGATTGTGGCGGCTCTAATTCAAGCCGGTCTGAGCGAGGAGCAGGCCGCTGCTATGGCTCCCGAAAAGGTGACGAAGCTGGAAAAGCTAGCCCAAGAGACCAAATTGCCCTACAACTTAGATGCGTGGGATGGCTACCCCTACGAACAGGCGACAGTGATGGGAATGGCCGCTCAGATCCACCAGACCAAGATCGCGGCGGGCATTCATAGCAACCTAATCGTGTTAACCGGCGACTCCCACAACTCTTGGGCTAACAACCTCCGTTTTGTCGATCCGACAAGCGGTGTTGAAACGCCGGTAGGAGTCGAATTTGCCGGCAGCAGCGTCTCCTCGGTCGGACTGGAAAAGGAGTTGCAAGAGCTGCTAGTTAGCGGTGGAGTCATCACACCGGAGCAGTTTGATGCCGATCTATTTGCCGGCATATTTAACTACTATATCGAAGATAATCAGTTTTTGGATATGAAGCATCGCGGTTACACCCTAGTGACCTTCACCAAAGAGCAGGCTAAAGCGGAGTATCATCAACTAGATAATATTTTGACCAGCCACTACGACACCTCGGCCAAACGCATCACCACCATCACCGTTAAAAACGGTGCCCATAAAATCGACTCTATCGCCTAA